The stretch of DNA GGTTAGTGACGAGTTCGGGTCGGTTCAATTCATGTCGGGTCATCTTCGGTTGGGTCATCAACGGGTGacaagtcgggtcgggtcattagtGGGTCAGTATCGAGTCAGGTTATCAGCATATATTTTATCATATGTGTTTAGTTTTAGATGGTAGTTTTATATTTAAACAAAGGGTAACTATCGTATTAATTGTAGTGTTAACtgaaaataattaagatgaaTGTCAATTTCATCTTATTTAAACCATTATTAAGCTAATTCATTATCGGATCACCTATTGGGTTGAGAAAATATCGAGTCAcgagtcgggtcgggtcggtttagGTAGGGTTTAGATTGGAAAAAATAAGGTTGTTAttggttcgggtcgggtcaggtcaATTTCGGTTCACCCAATTTTCAGGTTTTATCGAGTTAGGTTTCGGTCGGATCAAGTTCCTCATATTGGGTCACCTTTTACCCGCTCTAAGTCTATACTCCGTATAAATTACCATAAGTTGTTCGTTTGTAATAGAGTTTTGGTTATAATTACATCCACTATATATTATGAGTTTACACCATTAGAAATCCAATTCAATGACGAACACAATTTCGATGAACAACCCTAGACAACTCAACCAAGAGCGTAATATACCCGTCGATTTGCTAGAGACGGAAATTCTCCCAAGATTACCAATCGAATCATTGCTTCGATTCAAAGTTGTCTCCAAACAATGGCTTGCCATAATCTCAAACCCCCAATTTACAAAATTGCATCTTCATCGTTCGATGTGGAGCCAACATAGTACCTTACTTGTACTTAACTTTGATAATTCGGTCTCCTTTCTTAACCACGCAGATCAATGTAGTACGTCCCATGACCTGGTCGTTGATCGAAAGTTAAACCCTAACCACGACCTGATAATAAGTCCAGGCTCCAAGATAGACCTTATCGATTCATGTAATGGCTTAATATGCCTTGCTATTGGTGCGGACAAGCTTTGTTTCTTTAACCCGGCTACTCGAGTATGTCGAGAAGTTTTCTGTCCAGAAGCGATTGATCTATTCAAAGATCCATGCTTATGGGCGTTCGGATACTCGACAACGAATGATGAGTACAAACTTCTATATGTAGACGGAATTAGAGGTCATAATGTACGCAAGCCACATGTGTACACATTGCGGAATAACGATAATGATCTTCGTAATTGGAAAGAGTTGAGTGTCGATCTTAGTCCTTATTGTTGGCATTCTCGAACTCTAGGAAAAATTATTAATGAAAAGGCTCATTGGATTGTATCAAGGAAACAAACATATGGACGTGATTTTTGTATTCTCGCTTTCGATTTAACCAATGAAACATTCAATGATGTATCCCTTCCTCAGGACATTGTAGCGACCATCCTCATAGATGATTATATATATTATGACATCTTTATTGCTGGTATAGAGCAAAATTTGAGTGTTTGTTGTCAACGACGAAAAGAATATGATATTTATGTAGAGGTATGGATGATGATGAAATATGGGGTTAGTGAATCGTGGATTAGAGTATACAATTTTGATGTCGGTCCAACACCATTACGGGATATCATGACGCGTTGTAACTTGTCCATGAGTAAGAGAAAAGAAGGAAGATCGTTCTTCCTTCTTTCAAATAATGGAGATTTGCTCGTAAAGGATTTGAACGCGAAACAAATACAAAACGTTGAAGTGTTAGGTACTAATAATAACCCGGTTAGTTCGATTAGAAGGCATGTCGATAGCCTTGTTTCACCTTTCTTATTGTAGCACAATTGAGTACGGAAATTCATGTGTTTTGGCCTTAGTTATGAATGAGTTTTACCATTGTTCAATTCCTCTCTTCGTAATTTTTACCATAACAATAATTTATGTTACTCGACCTCCAATCATATAGGGACTTCAGCTTTTACAGCACGTAGATGTATCACATGTAAGCGTTCACATTGAAAAAAGAGGTTTACTAATTcgtaaatgaaagatttataccACCAATTGCTCAATTGGTTTTGAGACGGAAACCTTTAAATTTGTGAAGTGGACTCTCTCATTTTCATGTATGACTGACGCCGTGTTGTACGGCATCGATAATCCAAATTGTGTTAGTTTGTCAACGATTGGATTACTCTCAAAATGATCAACCTATGAGTAACTTAAGTCATCGAAAATCTCTCTTGCAAAGATCTTCATTATTTTTAATCCATGACAGCG from Silene latifolia isolate original U9 population chromosome 10, ASM4854445v1, whole genome shotgun sequence encodes:
- the LOC141608652 gene encoding F-box/kelch-repeat protein At3g06240-like, giving the protein MTNTISMNNPRQLNQERNIPVDLLETEILPRLPIESLLRFKVVSKQWLAIISNPQFTKLHLHRSMWSQHSTLLVLNFDNSVSFLNHADQCSTSHDLVVDRKLNPNHDLIISPGSKIDLIDSCNGLICLAIGADKLCFFNPATRVCREVFCPEAIDLFKDPCLWAFGYSTTNDEYKLLYVDGIRGHNVRKPHVYTLRNNDNDLRNWKELSVDLSPYCWHSRTLGKIINEKAHWIVSRKQTYGRDFCILAFDLTNETFNDVSLPQDIVATILIDDYIYYDIFIAGIEQNLSVCCQRRKEYDIYVEVWMMMKYGVSESWIRVYNFDVGPTPLRDIMTRCNLSMSKRKEGRSFFLLSNNGDLLVKDLNAKQIQNVEVLGTNNNPVSSIRRHVDSLVSPFLL